The Chroicocephalus ridibundus chromosome 2, bChrRid1.1, whole genome shotgun sequence genome includes a region encoding these proteins:
- the FZD6 gene encoding frizzled-6 isoform X1, producing MGVLAFSATCSLLLTLVRGHSLFTCEPITISRCSGMPYNMTFFPNIMGHYDQDTAALQMEPFLTLMNLHCSPEVHTFLCKAFVPACLEQVHVIHPCRSLCEKVYSDCKKLMDTFAIAWPEELECTRLVNCDETVPATAAVTTNVHGTQKTPGQARRDYGFWCPRHLHTTNGQGYKFLGIDQCAPPCPNMYFKNYELDVAKSFIGIVSIFCLCATLFTFLTFLIDVKRFRYPERPIIYYSVCYSIVSLMYFIGFLLGNRTACNKADDKLEIGETVVLGSQNKACTFLFMVLYFFTMAGTIWWVILTITWFLAAGRKWSCEAIAQKAMWFHAVAWGIPGFLTIMLLAMNKVEGDNISGVCFVGLYDVDASLYFVLLPLCLCVFFGLSLLLAGIISLNHVRQVIQHDGRNQEKLKKFMIRIGVFSGLYLVPLVALLGCYVYELVNRKIWETTWVFDHCDQYHIPCPYQAKALARPEIFLFLMKYLLTLIVGISPVFWVGSKKTCSEWANFFNRNRKRDPISESRRVLQESCEFFLRHNSKVKHKKKHYKSTSHRLKVISKSMGTSTGGTTNHGTSAVAITNHDYLSQETVAEIKTSPETSEKEIEADGTSARRVEEGENSGDQMLSSSKLTVDQVEKRNKADSTCDMSSLTESMKRVGEGRITPKNDFIESPALQSSCSQIPDVSQSPSVSLLVYSASDARRELDSNSSNP from the exons CCTTTTCTTACGCTTATGAATCTTCACTGTTCACCAGAGGTCCACACATTTCTGTGCAAAGCCtttgtccctgcctgcctggagcaAGTTCATGTGATTCACCCGTGTCGGAGCCTCTGTGAGAAAGTGTATTCTGATTGTAAGAAGTTGATGGACACTTTTGCAATCGCATGGCCTGAAGAGCTGGAATGTACCAG ACTAGTCAATTGTGATGAGACTgttcctgccactgctgctgtaaCCACAAACGTACATGGAACTCAGAAGACCCCAGGCCAGGCCCGAAGGGATTATGGATTCTGGTGTCCGCGACACTTACACACTACCAATGGACAAGGCTACAAGTTTCTAGGAATTGACCAGTGTGCACCCCCGTGTCCCAATATGTACTTCAAAAATTATGAATTGGATGTTGCGAAAAGCTTCATTGGAATAGTTTCAATCTTTTGTCTTTGTGCTACGCTTTTCACGTTCCTGACTTTTCTGATTGATGTTAAAAGGTTTAGGTACCCGGAGAGGCCAATCATATATTACTCCGTCTGTTACAGCATAGTCTCTCTAATGTACTTTATCGGATTTTTACTTGGGAACAGAACTGCCTGTAACAAGGCAGATGACAAGTTAGAAATTGGTGAAACAGTTGTTCTTGGCTCCCAGAACAAAGCCTGTACTTTCCTTTtcatggttttgtattttttcactaTGGCGGGAACTATATGGTGGGTGATCCTTACAATCACTTGGTTCCTTGCAGCGGGAAGAAAATGGAGCTGTGAAGCTATCGCACAAAAGGCCATGTGGTTCCACGCGGTTGCGTGGGGAATACCTGGTTTTCTAACCATCATGCTCCTTGCAATGAACAAAGTTGAAGGGGACAATATCAGTGgagtttgttttgtgggtctttACGATGTGGATGCCTCGCTGTACTTTGTGCTTTTGCCGCTGTGCCTATGTGTGTTTTttggtctctctcttcttttagctggtattatttctttaaatcatgTGCGGCAAGTCATACAGCATGATGGCAGAAACCAGGAGAAGCTAAAGAAATTTATGATCCGAATTGGAGTTTTTAGTGGGTTATACTTGGTGCCACTTGTAGCCCTTCTTGGATGTTACGTCTATGAGCTGGTGAACCGGAAAATCTGGGAAACGACCTGGGTATTTGACCACTGTGACCAGTACCATATTCCTTGTCCTTACCAG GCAAAGGCACTAGCAagaccagaaatatttttgtttctgatgaaATATTTGCTGACATTAATTGTTGGCATATCTCCAGTCTTCTGGGTGGGAAGTAAAAAGACCTGTTCTGAGTGGGCCAATTTCTTCAACAGAAACCGCAAGAGAGa tCCAATCAGTGAGAGTCGAAGAGTGCTGCAAGAATCATGTGAATTTTTCTTGAGGCACAATTCCAAAGTTAAGCATAAAAAGAAGCACTACAAATCAACTTCACACAGGTTGAAAGTCATTTCGAAGTCAATGGGGACTAGTACGGGTGGCACGACAAATCACGGAACTTCTGCGGTAGCAATCACTAATCACGATTACTTAAGCCAAGAAACTGTTGCAGAAATTAAAACCTCTCCAGAGACATCTGAGAAAGAGATAGAGGCAGACGGAACATCAGCCCGAAGGGTCGAGGAAGGTGAAAACAGTGGAGATCAAATGTTATCTAGTTCTAAACTGACCGTGGATcaggtggaaaaaagaaacaaagctgataGCACGTGTGATATGAGTAGCTTGACTGAGAGTATGAAGAGAGTAGGTGAAGGAAG aATAACTCCTAAAAATGATTTTATTGAATCTCCTGCGTTACAAAGCAGCTGTTCCCAAATACCTGATGTCTCACAGTCACCTTCTGTATCACTGCTTGTCTACTCGGCTTCAGACGCTAGAAGAGAGTTGGATTCAAACAGTTCAAACCCTTGA